A genome region from Sander vitreus isolate 19-12246 chromosome 21, sanVit1, whole genome shotgun sequence includes the following:
- the plekha4 gene encoding uncharacterized protein plekha4 yields MRSYFFSADTQEDMLGWVRALSQSAAMEPNCSLNRRCSSYQDFTQMGGSSESVDFPKPPSDGEGPSQRHRHISRTVSEPSHLRMRTSQSEERGRRSVRQRNSRTPSPSGLSRRACGPHQEEDSLPDQNTPPPTQTEMMRSGSLTSRGQLGSRPHTPVGRVDIRPHDDSGMLPQTLYYAPASPNLEFKSTPNTPVTERWQNLSKPIPTYGSVHHISGGRRSLGKSYSTGAHADLLPPLPPSSRSAHAPHPPHHHHHHHHHHRSNVSVRVLPPAMVQPSLLRLVFLWCLVWFNFKPMLCCSCVSKKNIVCVLSLTVQTNLYRYDKQCFCSPCDMFCVLVCH; encoded by the exons ATGCGCTCTTATTTCTTCAGTGCTGACACTCAGGAGGACATGTTGGGTTGGGTCAGAGCCCTCAGTCAGTCTGCTGCAATGGAGCCAAACTGCTCCCTGAACAG GCGTTGCTCAAGTTATCAGGATTTCACACAGATGGGTGGCAGCAGTGAATCGGTGGACTTCCCTAAACCCCCCTCTGATGGGGAGGGTCCCTCCCAAAGACACAGGCACATCAGCAGGACTGTGAGCGAACCGAGTCATCTCAGGATGCGGACATCGCAgtcagaggagagggggaggcgGAGTGTGCGTCAGAGAAACAGCAG AACACCCAGCCCTTCTGGGCTTAGCAGAAGAGCCTGTGGTCCACACCAAGAGGAAGACTCTCTTCCTGACCAAAACACACCACCACCCACTCAGACAGAGATGATGCGTTCAGGTTCTTTGACCTCAAGAGGTCAGCTGGGGTCACGACCTCATACACCAGTGGGAAGGGTTGACATTCGACCTCACGATGACTCTGGCATGTTGCCACAAACCCTGTACTACGCACCTGCCTCACCTAACCTGGAGTTCAAATCCACTCCTAACACTCCAGTCACGGAGAGGTGGCAAAACCTAAGCAAG CCTATACCTACCTATGGGTCTGTCCATCATATCTCGGGTGGGAGACGATCTTTAGGAAAG AGCTACTCCACAGGGGCACATGCAGACTTACTGCCCCCTTTACCCCCCTCATCGAGATCCGCACATGCTCCCCACCccccacaccaccaccaccaccatcatcaccatcaccgcAGCAATGTATCTGTCCGTGTGCTACCGCCAGCTATGGTACAGCCCTCTTTGCTGCGCCTTGTGTTCCTGTGGTGTCTCGTGTGGTTCAACTTTAAACCTATGTTGTGTTGTTCGTGTGTCtccaaaaaaaatattgtttgtgttttgtctctaACCGTGCAGACTAATTTGTATCGATACGATAAACAGTGTTTTTGTAGTCCTTGTGATATGTTCTGTGTACTAGTATGTCACTGA